A single window of Narcine bancroftii isolate sNarBan1 chromosome 1, sNarBan1.hap1, whole genome shotgun sequence DNA harbors:
- the LOC138740771 gene encoding probable G-protein coupled receptor 139 produces MGYPAIFYIVRIYYPVLAALGIPVNIMGIVIVSRGKCGLSKCITRYLVGMATADLMVVVVVVVLEQINYLYTYTRFLHMTPVCAVTSVLGSATIDCSVWLTVSFTFDRFIAISCQKLRERYCRERTAAVVTVTVVAVSGARCVPFYFMMEPKIIIVGVPWNCELKAEYFTSPAWKAFEIFDSIFTPLLPIGLIFLFNGLTIRHIVRANKVRRELRKGSEKQEDPEIKHRRRSLVLLFCLSANFTLLWIPSVVYSTNWQMVNYSYTDHYLNTPMYILQEFGYILQMLSMCTNTCIYTLTQRKFREQLKQGAAFLFTLAGKLRKSH; encoded by the coding sequence TCAATATCATGGGGATTGTGATCGTGTCCCGCGGAAAGTGCGGACTCTCGAAATGCATCACCCGCTACCTGGTAGGAATGGCCACGGCAGATCTGATGGTGGTTGTAGTGGTTGTTGTATTGGAGCAGATTAATTACCTCTATACCTATACGAGGTTCCTGCACATGACCCCGGTCTGCGCTGTCACAAGTGTACTGGGGTCTGCAACCATCGACTGCTCTGTTTGGCTGACAGTGAGTTTCACATTCGATCGTTTTATTGCGATCAGTTGCCAGAAGCTGCGCGAACGATACTGCAGGGAGAGAACGGCAGCCGTTGTTACGGTCACTGTGGTCGCAGTGAGCGGCGCCAGGTGCGTCCCGTTTTATTTTATGATGGAGCCCAAGATCATAATTGTCGGCGTGCCGTGGAATTGCGAGTTGAAGGCTGAATACTTCACTTCACCAGCGTGGAAAGCATTCGAGATATTTGACAGCATCTTTACACCGTTGTTACCGATCGGTTTAATTTTTTTGTTCAATGGATTGACCATCAGACACATCGTAAGGGCAAATAAAGTTCGCAGAGAACTTCGGAAAGGCAGTGAGAAACAGGAGGACCCGGAGATTAAACACAGGAGAAGGTCCTTGGTTTTGTTGTTCTGTCTGTCTGCCAATTTCACATTGTTGTGGATTCCCTCTGTCGTATATTCCACGAACTGGCAAATGGTCAACTATAGTTACACAGACCACTATTTGAATACGCCGATGTATATACTGCAGGAGTTCGGATATATCTTGCAAATGCTCAGTATGTGCACCAACACATGCATCTACACACTGACACAGCGGAAATTCAGGGAGCAGCTGAAACAGGGCGCTGCTTTTCTGTTTACATTAGCGGGGAAGCTGCGTAAATCACATTGA